From the genome of Methanofollis sp. UBA420:
TGATGATGACCGAACCCCTCACCGCCGAGAACGTCGACCTCCTGGAGAACCGGATCTCGGTTTTCAGGCGGGCGATCGAGATCCTCAAGGAGACAGTGGTCGAGAGGCGGTATTCCATCAGGATCGCACGGAGCATCGACATCATCGAGGAGTACGTCGCCAGTGCGCGGAACCCGTACCATGCCATCCCTCTTGCGATGTTCGTCCTGGAGATCAGCAGCAACGCCGAGCGGGACGCGATGATCGCACGGGTCATCGTCGATTTCGAGGACTACCTCGACGACCTCGCCTCCACCGACCCCTACGAGATGATGGCATTCATGCTTGCCCGTCTCGAATATGCGCGGGGTTCGCCCGAGGTTATGGAACTCACCCGTCTCCTCCTCCTCCAGATCGCAAGTCCGTACACACGGTACTCGGGGATGTGCACCCTCGCCGAGGGGTATCTCAGGATCAACGACACCGACAGGGCGACGACGATCCTGGACAGCATCCGCGACGGGGTCAGGGAGATGGAAGTCCCCCATGAAAAGGCCCTGATCCTCTCCGACCTCGCGGGCCTGATGGCACGGGTCAACACGGCGGACGCCTACTCCTGCTTCGACGAGGCACTCTCCCTCCTCCCGGCGGTCGACCCGGAGATGGGCGGCGTCGTCAGAAAACACCTTGTCTTCGCACTCGTCAGTCTTCATGCCACCGAGCCGCGGGAGGAGAACATCGCCGGCGTCAACGATCTGATCATGACCATCGACGACCCGGTCGACTATGTGAACTCCCTTGTCGCCGCCTTCGGCATGGTCTCCCAGGGAGGGAGGACGGCAGAGGTCCTTGAGAAGATCTATGACGGCATTGCGGCCATTCCCTTCCCGTACGACCGCGCCTCCATGCTCATCTCGGTCGCCCCCATCGCCGAGAAATACGGACAGGAACGCGACGCCGAGATGCTCCTCGCCGAGGCCGACAGGATCACCGCAGAGATCCAGATCCCGGTCGTCGCCGCGATGGTGAAGAAGGGCGTGAGCCAGATGTTCCTGATGCTCGCCGCGGCCCGGAATGACGAAAGCCTCAGGACCGGGGCAATCGACGCGATCCAGAGTATCGAGGACGAGATCATAAGAAACCGCGTCTTCACCCAGATCGGCGTCAGCCCTGAGACCCCGATCGCCGACCAGGCATACTCCAGGCTCATTGACGCCGCACAGGCGGTCATCGGTGCCGCCACGTCACGCCCCGACACCTCGTCCCTCGAGTACCTCATCGAAGGCGTCTCGGACCGTGCCCAGAGGGCGCGCTACTGCTTCGAACTCTACCTCCTCTTCCGCGACGCCGGCAGGGACCGCCTTGCCGACCACACCCTTCTCATCGGTATCGACGAGGCGAGCATCATCAGGCCGCTCTCCAGGCGGGTGCACGTCCTCTGCGACATCGCCCTCTCCCTCCACGAGGTCGGCGAGAAGAAGAAGAGCCGGGACGTCGTCGGCATGGCGGTCAACGCCGCCACCAACATCAGGCAGGACGACCTGCGGGACGAGGTCTTCAACGACCTCGACGTGGTGATGCGGATCCTCCAGGAGGAGCGGGCATGAAGACGGTCCGGATGGTCGTCTCGGGAAAAGTCCAGCATGTGGGGTTCCGGGCCTGCACAAAGAGGATCGCTGTCAGCCTCGGTGTCGGCGGCGTGGTGAAGAACCTCCCCGACGGCACGGTCGAGATCACCGCCTCCGGCGACCCGGTGATCCTGGACAAGTTCGTCGCCATGCTCTATGCCTGCCCCCGCGTCGTGGTCAGGGAGGTCGAGGTGACGGCCCTGCCCTTTCATGAATTCCCCGACTTCTGCATCCTGCGCGAGATCCGTCAATAAACAGGTGAGAACTCTTTTCCCGAGATCAGGGATGTGGACAGGTCTCGTGCGACAGACACGATCGGTTCGTCCTGAATGCTTGCATGGAGCGCCGGGAGCAGGCGGCCGACAAGGGCGTCGGAGAGGATGCACCGCCCTGTCCCGGTCTCATAGTCGCCTGCGTCAAGGCCGGCACGCACCAGGGTAAAGACGGTCTCGTCCACCATAGCGGGCTTGAAGCCGTCGATCAGGTCGTTGACGAGAGAACCGTTCCCCTCGTGGAGGGCGCCGGCGTCCGGGTCGAGGCCGGCGGCAAGGGCCGCACACTGTGCGATCCCGTACAGCATCGCATAGCCGAGAGAGAGCATCGCGTTGACGGGGTCGGGGTGAGGCCGCGCAGTCCGCCGCCTGAAGCCGGGTTCGTGCGGGAGGGTCCTCGCCATCACTTCATAATAGGTGTCGGCGATCAGTCTGCTGACCCGCCTGAGTTCGTCCATTTTGATGAGGTACGGGAGTTCATCCCTGTTCCTGTGGAAGAACTCAAGTTCCCCTTCATAGAGAAAAGACCAGCCGGATGAGTTTCCCATGCGTTCGATCGCGAGGATACGAGCGTCGGCCACTTTCCGTGCAAAGGTCAGGGCATAGGTGTGCCCAAACATTTTTTTCTGGGCTTCTCTCACTCTCTCCCCTGCATCGTACCCGGAGGGAAGGACCTGGCCGGCAGGAAGGCCGTCGGCGTCGAAGAAAGAGATGGGCACGCCGGCGCGCCTGAGGGAGATCACGGCCGATGTGTGGATGGTGTGGCCGCCGACGACGATGAGGTGGCCGACATTCTGGAGGTCATACTCCTGTACCGTGTTCATTCTCCGCACTGTCAGGGTGTTGCGGCTTGCCCTGACGTGCGCTCCCGAACCTGCGACCGTCACCCATCGTCCTGCCCTTTCCATGGTTAAAATCCCGGCACTGATGATCAGATGTGGCATCTCCCCCTAGATGAACAGATCGATATCCCCCGAACCTTGATTGCCGGGGACGTTCCTGAGAGGATCATGAAGGCCGGTGCAGGGGCAGAATGGCACACTCTCCGGGACGTCCTGGTGCACGAGCCCGGTATCGAGGTCTTTTTCGCACTGACGGCACCCAAGCACCACCTCTACGAACGGTTCTTCTGTCTCGACGCCGCACGGCAGGAGCACCTGAGGCTCTGCACGGTCCTCCACGACGATTTCGGCGTCCGCGTCCACCGCCTTGCGGCGGCCGTACGCGACGGCGCCGAAACCGACCCCGCGATCAGGACGGCCCTCGAAGAGGTCGCCGCCGGCGGGGGCAGGGCGATGGACCCGCCGGCCGCAGACCGGGACACAGGCAACCTCCTCCTGACGGCCGTCCTCGACCCGGTGGCCGGAGACGGCCGGGTGACTCTCGGGAAGACGATGCACAACCTCTACTTCATGCGCGACCAGCAGGTCTGCACAGCCCGCGGCATGGTGACGGGAAGGATGGCGACGGCCGAAAGGCAGAGGGAGGTGGCGCTCACCGGCCTCGCCCTCGCGGCCATCGGTGCGGGGCCTGTCGGCGCGGTGGGGGCAGGGAGATGCGAGGGCGGCGACTTCATCCCTGCCGGCGAGTTCGCCCTCGTCGGGTGCGGGTCGAGGAGCGACCGGGCGGGGATAGAAG
Proteins encoded in this window:
- a CDS encoding acylphosphatase, which codes for MKTVRMVVSGKVQHVGFRACTKRIAVSLGVGGVVKNLPDGTVEITASGDPVILDKFVAMLYACPRVVVREVEVTALPFHEFPDFCILREIRQ
- a CDS encoding arginine deiminase family protein, coding for MKAGAGAEWHTLRDVLVHEPGIEVFFALTAPKHHLYERFFCLDAARQEHLRLCTVLHDDFGVRVHRLAAAVRDGAETDPAIRTALEEVAAGGGRAMDPPAADRDTGNLLLTAVLDPVAGDGRVTLGKTMHNLYFMRDQQVCTARGMVTGRMATAERQREVALTGLALAAIGAGPVGAVGAGRCEGGDFIPAGEFALVGCGSRSDRAGIEALLSCGIGFDEVAVVHEPVHPLVRGRDPMVNMHLDTYCNIAGDGIAVGTPALLDRAAVEVLHREADGFVTAGWEGSLASYFKEKEFAIVPITTLEQLCYASNFLCVRDREAVAVDAGALAPRVIERLQEKAAERPGKYDALLAAAREDYRRLMAGGGFFPYTKEVAAAGLEMVPVALTNATGGYGGAHCMTCTVRR
- the cas1 gene encoding CRISPR-associated endonuclease Cas1; protein product: MPHLIISAGILTMERAGRWVTVAGSGAHVRASRNTLTVRRMNTVQEYDLQNVGHLIVVGGHTIHTSAVISLRRAGVPISFFDADGLPAGQVLPSGYDAGERVREAQKKMFGHTYALTFARKVADARILAIERMGNSSGWSFLYEGELEFFHRNRDELPYLIKMDELRRVSRLIADTYYEVMARTLPHEPGFRRRTARPHPDPVNAMLSLGYAMLYGIAQCAALAAGLDPDAGALHEGNGSLVNDLIDGFKPAMVDETVFTLVRAGLDAGDYETGTGRCILSDALVGRLLPALHASIQDEPIVSVARDLSTSLISGKEFSPVY